From Streptomyces sp. HUAS MG91, the proteins below share one genomic window:
- a CDS encoding thiamine ABC transporter substrate-binding protein, with product MSKKTYVAVAVGLGLVTLSACGSSSDTAGSDGGSKTVTLVSHDSWAVSKSVLADFEKTSGYKVRVLKDGDAGEAVNKAILSKGNPQGDVFFGVDNTLLSRALDNGVFASYKAKGLDQVKSQYQLDAGKHRVTPIDTGDICVNYDKKYFEDHHLTPPASFADLAKPAYKDLLVTENAATSSPGLGFLLGSAAKYGDDGWQAYWKKLKANGVKVVDGWEQAYNEEFSGSAGGKKAGGERPLVVSYASSPPVEAIYSDPQPKTSPVGVAKGTCFRQIEFSGLLDGAKNEKGGQALVDFLISKKFQEDMPLNMFVDPVTKNATAPAAYTKYAVPVENPETMAPRTIADHRDDWVKSWTSLVLK from the coding sequence GTGAGCAAGAAGACATACGTGGCCGTGGCGGTGGGCCTCGGCCTGGTCACGCTGTCCGCGTGCGGGTCGTCATCGGACACCGCGGGCTCGGACGGCGGCTCCAAGACCGTCACGCTGGTCAGCCACGACTCGTGGGCCGTCTCCAAGAGCGTGCTCGCCGACTTCGAGAAGACCTCCGGGTACAAGGTGAGGGTCCTCAAGGACGGCGATGCCGGAGAGGCCGTCAACAAGGCCATCCTGTCCAAGGGCAACCCGCAGGGCGACGTCTTCTTCGGCGTCGACAACACCCTGCTCTCTCGCGCCCTCGACAACGGCGTCTTCGCCTCCTACAAGGCCAAGGGCCTGGACCAGGTGAAGAGCCAGTACCAGCTCGACGCCGGCAAGCACCGGGTCACGCCGATCGACACCGGCGACATCTGCGTCAATTACGACAAGAAGTACTTTGAGGATCATCATCTGACGCCGCCGGCCTCCTTCGCCGACCTCGCCAAGCCCGCGTACAAGGACCTCCTCGTCACCGAGAATGCGGCCACCTCGTCGCCCGGCCTCGGCTTCCTGCTCGGCTCGGCCGCCAAGTACGGCGACGACGGCTGGCAGGCGTACTGGAAGAAGCTCAAGGCCAACGGCGTGAAGGTCGTCGACGGCTGGGAGCAGGCCTACAACGAGGAGTTCAGCGGCAGCGCCGGCGGCAAGAAGGCGGGCGGCGAGCGGCCGCTCGTCGTGAGCTACGCGTCGTCGCCGCCGGTCGAGGCCATCTACTCCGACCCGCAGCCGAAGACCTCGCCGGTCGGCGTGGCGAAGGGGACCTGCTTCCGGCAGATCGAGTTTTCCGGGCTGCTCGACGGCGCGAAGAACGAGAAGGGCGGGCAGGCGCTCGTCGACTTCCTGATCTCCAAGAAGTTCCAGGAGGACATGCCGCTCAACATGTTCGTCGACCCGGTGACGAAGAACGCCACCGCGCCCGCCGCGTACACCAAGTACGCGGTCCCGGTCGAGAACCCCGAGACGATGGCGCCGCGCACGATCGCCGACCACCGTGACGACTGGGTCAAGTCGTGGACCTCGCTCGTACTGAAGTAG
- a CDS encoding iron ABC transporter permease → MDLARTEVGGGRKAFHGNAARLGLMLLPVVFFAVFFAYPVVAIVERGLHVDGGWQFGRITEVLGQSDIRHVLWFTVWQALASTALTLLVALPGAYVFARLDFPGKQVLRAVVTVPFVLPTVVVGTAFLALLGQGGLLDELWGVRLDTTVWAILLAHVFFNYAVVVRTVGGLWAQLDPRQEEAARMLGASRLAAWRKVTLPALGPAVAAAALMVFLFTFTSFGVVQILGGPGFSTLEVEIYRQTAQIFDLPTAAVLTLVQFAAVGLILAVHAWTVRRRESALRLVDASQTARRPRGAGQWALLGGVLASVVVLVLLPLGVLVLRSLDTADGFGFGYYRALLSADGGTFLVPPINAIGNSLEYALAATAIALLIGGLAAAALTRRAGRLVRGFDALLMLPLGVSAVTVGFGFLITLDKPPLDLRASWILVPLAQALVGVPFVVRTMLPVLRAVDGRLREAAAVLGASPLRAWREVDLPMVRRALLVAAGFAFAVSLGEFGATVFIARPDNPTLPVAVARLLGRAGDLNYGQAMALSTILMLVCAVCLLLLERIRPAKATTGEF, encoded by the coding sequence GTGGACCTCGCTCGTACTGAAGTAGGAGGCGGCCGGAAGGCGTTCCACGGGAACGCGGCGCGGCTGGGGCTCATGCTCCTGCCCGTCGTGTTCTTCGCGGTCTTCTTCGCCTATCCCGTCGTCGCGATCGTCGAGCGCGGGCTGCACGTGGACGGCGGCTGGCAGTTCGGGCGGATCACCGAGGTGCTCGGGCAGTCCGACATCCGGCACGTGCTGTGGTTCACCGTGTGGCAGGCGCTCGCCTCGACCGCGCTCACGCTGCTGGTCGCGCTGCCCGGCGCCTACGTCTTCGCCCGCCTCGACTTCCCCGGCAAGCAGGTGCTGCGGGCCGTCGTCACCGTGCCGTTCGTGCTGCCGACCGTCGTCGTCGGCACCGCCTTCCTCGCCCTCCTCGGACAGGGCGGCCTGCTCGACGAACTGTGGGGAGTACGGCTCGACACCACGGTGTGGGCGATCCTGCTCGCGCACGTCTTCTTCAACTACGCCGTCGTCGTACGGACCGTCGGCGGCCTGTGGGCACAGCTCGACCCCCGCCAGGAGGAGGCCGCGCGGATGCTGGGCGCCTCGCGCCTCGCCGCCTGGCGGAAGGTGACGCTGCCCGCGCTCGGGCCCGCCGTCGCGGCCGCCGCGCTGATGGTCTTCCTGTTCACCTTCACCTCGTTCGGCGTCGTGCAGATCCTCGGCGGGCCCGGATTCTCGACGCTGGAGGTCGAGATCTACCGGCAGACCGCGCAGATCTTCGACCTGCCGACCGCCGCCGTGCTCACCCTCGTGCAGTTCGCCGCCGTCGGACTGATCCTCGCCGTGCACGCCTGGACGGTGCGGCGACGGGAGAGCGCCCTGCGGCTCGTCGACGCGTCGCAGACGGCACGGCGGCCGCGCGGCGCCGGGCAGTGGGCCCTGCTGGGCGGGGTCCTCGCGAGCGTCGTCGTCCTGGTCCTGCTCCCGCTGGGCGTACTGGTGCTGCGCTCGCTCGACACGGCGGACGGGTTCGGGTTCGGCTACTACCGGGCGCTGCTCTCGGCCGACGGCGGGACCTTCCTCGTACCGCCCATCAATGCCATCGGGAACTCGCTGGAGTACGCGCTCGCCGCCACCGCCATCGCGCTGCTGATCGGCGGCCTCGCCGCGGCGGCGCTCACCCGGCGCGCGGGGCGGCTCGTGCGCGGGTTCGACGCGCTGCTGATGCTGCCGCTCGGCGTGTCCGCGGTGACCGTCGGATTCGGGTTCCTCATCACCCTCGACAAGCCGCCGCTCGACCTGCGGGCCTCCTGGATCCTGGTGCCGCTGGCCCAGGCGCTGGTGGGCGTGCCCTTCGTCGTGCGGACCATGCTGCCGGTGCTGCGCGCCGTCGACGGGCGGCTGCGGGAGGCCGCCGCCGTGCTCGGCGCCTCGCCGCTGCGGGCCTGGCGCGAGGTCGACCTGCCGATGGTGCGGCGGGCGCTGCTCGTCGCCGCGGGCTTCGCCTTCGCCGTCTCGCTCGGCGAGTTCGGCGCGACCGTGTTCATCGCGCGGCCCGACAACCCGACCCTGCCCGTCGCCGTGGCCCGCCTCCTCGGGCGGGCCGGGGACCTCAACTACGGCCAGGCGATGGCCCTCTCGACGATCCTGATGCTCGTCTGCGCCGTCTGCCTGCTGCTGCTCGAACGCATCCGGCCTGCCAAGGCCACGACCGGGGAGTTCTGA
- a CDS encoding ABC transporter ATP-binding protein, whose amino-acid sequence MAPSPQSPPLLQLADATVRFGGRAVLDAVGLEVAEHEIVCVLGPSGSGKSTLLRAVAGLQDLDAGQVLLGGRDQRGVPAHKRGVGLMFQDHQLFPQRDVGGNVAFGLRMHGAPKSEQGDRVRELLALVGLPGAERRAVAALSGGEQQRVALARALAPRPRLLMLDEPLGQLDRSLRERLVVELRELFGELGTTVLAVTHDQGEAFALADRVVVMRDGRIAQSGTPLEVWQRPADEFVARFLGFDNVVAATVSGEVADTPWGKVPVPAGTAQGAGHLLVRPAGVRLVPADEAQVTCTVAARTFRGTHVALHLQPADAPRLEAACALRDAPEVGDEVGVAFDAQEIVALAGPDV is encoded by the coding sequence ATGGCGCCCTCGCCGCAATCGCCGCCGCTGCTGCAACTGGCCGACGCCACCGTACGGTTCGGCGGGCGCGCCGTCCTCGACGCGGTCGGGCTCGAGGTCGCCGAGCACGAGATCGTGTGCGTGCTCGGGCCGAGCGGCAGCGGCAAGTCGACGCTGCTGCGGGCCGTCGCGGGGCTCCAGGACCTCGACGCCGGGCAGGTGCTGCTCGGCGGGCGCGACCAGCGCGGAGTGCCCGCGCACAAGCGGGGCGTGGGCCTGATGTTCCAGGACCACCAGCTGTTCCCGCAGCGCGACGTCGGCGGCAATGTCGCCTTCGGCCTGCGCATGCACGGCGCGCCGAAGAGCGAACAGGGCGACCGTGTACGGGAATTGCTCGCCCTCGTCGGGCTGCCCGGCGCCGAGCGGCGGGCCGTCGCCGCGCTCTCCGGCGGTGAGCAGCAGCGCGTCGCCCTGGCCAGGGCGCTCGCGCCGCGGCCCCGGCTGCTGATGCTGGACGAACCGCTCGGGCAGCTCGACCGGTCGTTGCGGGAGCGGCTCGTCGTCGAACTCCGTGAGCTGTTCGGCGAGCTGGGGACCACCGTGCTCGCCGTCACCCACGACCAGGGGGAGGCGTTCGCGCTGGCCGACCGGGTCGTGGTGATGCGGGACGGGCGGATCGCCCAGTCCGGGACGCCTCTGGAGGTGTGGCAGCGGCCCGCCGACGAGTTCGTGGCGCGCTTCCTCGGCTTCGACAACGTCGTCGCGGCGACCGTCTCCGGGGAGGTCGCCGACACGCCCTGGGGCAAGGTGCCGGTGCCCGCCGGCACGGCGCAGGGCGCCGGACACCTCCTCGTCCGGCCGGCCGGCGTGCGGCTGGTGCCCGCCGACGAGGCACAGGTGACGTGCACGGTGGCCGCCCGCACCTTCCGGGGTACGCACGTCGCGCTGCACCTGCAACCTGCGGACGCGCCCCGCCTCGAGGCGGCGTGCGCGCTGCGGGACGCGCCCGAGGTGGGCGACGAGGTGGGCGTCGCCTTCGACGCCCAGGAGATCGTGGCGCTGGCCGGCCCGGACGTGTAG
- a CDS encoding LAETG motif-containing sortase-dependent surface protein, with translation MSVPPSLSSRISGRAGRIAGVACAATVLAVGAAGTASACNISEFTAAASCTGDKGVITVTDKDSSGTPATVTVYLQSNGSEKEIGSQVVKGTGEGATITFEENWAPNATYRIHVKTDKYNVDEDIKGGVTTPATACATEKPTPPASTPPASSPAPSKPAESAKPSASTSTSAAPAPANSASPAGDSNLAETGASSNTGLFAGIAAALVVAGGGVVFALRKRGGAKA, from the coding sequence GTGTCCGTACCCCCCTCCCTTTCCTCCCGTATATCCGGCCGTGCCGGACGTATCGCCGGTGTCGCGTGCGCCGCGACCGTGCTGGCCGTCGGTGCCGCGGGCACCGCGTCCGCGTGCAACATCTCCGAGTTCACCGCTGCGGCGAGCTGCACCGGCGACAAGGGCGTCATCACCGTCACCGACAAGGACAGCTCGGGCACCCCGGCGACCGTCACCGTCTACCTCCAGTCGAACGGCTCGGAGAAGGAGATCGGTTCGCAGGTCGTCAAGGGCACCGGCGAGGGCGCCACCATCACGTTCGAAGAGAACTGGGCGCCGAACGCGACGTACCGCATCCACGTCAAGACGGACAAGTACAACGTCGACGAGGACATCAAGGGCGGCGTCACCACGCCCGCCACGGCGTGCGCCACCGAGAAGCCGACCCCGCCGGCCTCGACTCCGCCGGCGTCCTCCCCGGCTCCGTCGAAGCCGGCCGAGTCGGCGAAGCCGAGCGCTTCGACCTCCACCTCGGCGGCCCCGGCCCCCGCCAACTCGGCCTCCCCGGCGGGTGACTCGAACCTGGCGGAGACCGGAGCGAGCTCCAACACCGGCCTGTTCGCGGGCATCGCGGCGGCGCTGGTCGTCGCGGGCGGCGGCGTGGTGTTCGCGCTGCGCAAGCGCGGCGGCGCGAAGGCCTGA
- a CDS encoding LOG family protein, with amino-acid sequence MSTPTDPALPSTTTDHEIETLAEFDRVTADGGSLTGHRVQAVDLTARTSTLLDADVQGAIFLGCPMEPEAAARVRARGALVFPPVPGLPFDPYRGHVYAPGELFAGLASEEGYEATPDARAYDWFQRTKADGDVFASMLRAVHDDSVSDALDELLTGARVVGVMGGHAMARGTEAYEGAARLGRTLARAGLTVATGGGPGAMEAANLGAYAAPFDDPMLTEALQLVAKCPSFTPSVTEWARAAFEVRDRWPDGGSSVGIPTWFYGHEPPNPFASHLAKYFANATREDGLLARSNAGVIFLPGAAGTVQEIFDNATPNYYESRGEPTPMVLVGRAHWTEELPAWPLLQALARGRSMESRIALVDTVEEAGEALKRIAGSSAGQD; translated from the coding sequence GTGTCGACACCCACTGATCCCGCCCTGCCCAGCACCACGACCGACCACGAGATCGAGACGCTCGCCGAGTTCGACCGGGTGACCGCGGACGGCGGCAGCCTCACCGGACACCGCGTCCAGGCCGTCGACCTGACGGCCCGTACGTCCACCCTGCTGGACGCCGACGTCCAGGGCGCCATATTCCTCGGCTGCCCGATGGAGCCGGAGGCCGCCGCGCGCGTCAGAGCGCGCGGCGCCCTCGTCTTCCCGCCCGTCCCCGGCCTGCCCTTCGACCCGTACCGCGGCCATGTCTACGCGCCCGGTGAACTCTTCGCGGGGCTGGCCTCGGAGGAGGGGTACGAGGCGACTCCCGACGCCCGCGCCTACGACTGGTTCCAGCGCACCAAGGCCGACGGCGACGTCTTCGCCTCGATGCTGCGCGCCGTGCACGACGACTCGGTCTCCGACGCGCTCGACGAACTCCTCACCGGGGCGCGGGTGGTGGGCGTCATGGGCGGGCACGCGATGGCGCGCGGCACGGAGGCGTACGAGGGCGCGGCCCGCCTGGGCCGGACACTCGCCCGCGCCGGACTCACCGTGGCCACCGGCGGCGGCCCGGGCGCGATGGAGGCGGCGAACCTGGGCGCGTACGCGGCCCCGTTCGACGACCCGATGCTCACCGAAGCGCTCCAACTCGTAGCGAAATGCCCGTCGTTCACGCCCTCGGTCACCGAATGGGCCAGGGCCGCCTTCGAGGTGCGCGACCGCTGGCCGGACGGCGGTTCCTCGGTCGGCATCCCCACCTGGTTCTACGGCCACGAGCCGCCCAACCCGTTCGCCTCGCACCTCGCCAAGTACTTCGCGAACGCCACCCGCGAGGACGGGCTGCTCGCCCGCTCCAACGCGGGCGTGATCTTCCTGCCCGGCGCGGCCGGCACCGTCCAGGAGATCTTCGACAACGCCACCCCGAACTACTACGAGTCGCGGGGCGAGCCCACGCCGATGGTCCTGGTCGGCCGCGCGCACTGGACGGAGGAGCTGCCGGCGTGGCCGTTGCTCCAGGCGCTCGCGCGGGGCCGCTCGATGGAGTCACGGATCGCGCTCGTCGACACGGTCGAGGAGGCCGGCGAGGCGTTGAAACGGATCGCCGGGTCAAGCGCGGGTCAAGACTGA
- a CDS encoding VOC family protein, whose protein sequence is MYQQMIFVNLAVSDLDAAKKFFTELGFTINQQFTDDTASAVVVSDTIVLMVMTKEKYAGFTHKSIIDSTTSSEVLLCLSAESREKVDELVEKAIAAGGTETGEKQDHGFMYGRSFDDIDGHTFEITWMDPSVVEG, encoded by the coding sequence ATGTACCAGCAGATGATCTTCGTGAATCTGGCCGTGAGCGACCTGGACGCCGCCAAGAAGTTCTTCACGGAGCTGGGCTTCACCATCAACCAGCAGTTCACCGACGACACCGCGTCCGCCGTGGTCGTCAGCGACACCATCGTCCTGATGGTGATGACCAAGGAGAAGTACGCGGGCTTCACCCACAAGTCCATCATCGACTCGACCACCAGCAGCGAGGTGCTGCTGTGTCTGAGCGCCGAGAGCCGCGAGAAGGTCGACGAGCTGGTCGAGAAGGCGATCGCCGCGGGCGGCACCGAGACCGGCGAGAAGCAGGACCACGGGTTCATGTACGGCCGCTCCTTCGACGACATCGACGGCCACACCTTCGAGATCACGTGGATGGACCCGTCGGTCGTCGAGGGCTGA
- a CDS encoding ATP-binding cassette domain-containing protein: MVAPPDNDVLWARALHFSHSGSPALTGVSLGVREGEILAVTGPRGAGKTTLLQCLSGQLLPDRGGEVWFNSAPVHTMGALVRERLRRDRFGWIDPEPVLVPELNVWENTALPLMLRGTGRRPAKTAAHEWLDRLDVGQLARKRPHTLTMAERQRVAIARALVHAPDVVFADEPTATLHRADRAHVLRTLTAAARSHAITVVLATHDSEVSALADRTVSLLDGRRVTTVHLPAGPADPNDPKDPKETEGRAACSVSV; the protein is encoded by the coding sequence ATGGTGGCCCCGCCGGACAACGATGTGCTCTGGGCCCGCGCCCTGCACTTCTCCCACAGCGGCTCGCCCGCGCTCACCGGGGTCTCCCTCGGTGTCCGCGAAGGCGAGATCCTCGCCGTCACCGGCCCGCGCGGTGCCGGCAAGACGACGCTCCTGCAGTGCCTGTCGGGCCAGCTGCTGCCCGACCGGGGCGGGGAGGTGTGGTTCAACAGCGCCCCCGTGCACACCATGGGTGCCCTCGTACGGGAGCGTCTGCGGCGCGACCGGTTCGGCTGGATCGACCCGGAGCCCGTCCTGGTCCCCGAGCTGAACGTGTGGGAGAACACCGCCCTCCCGCTGATGCTGCGCGGCACCGGGCGCCGGCCCGCCAAGACCGCCGCCCACGAGTGGCTGGACCGGCTCGACGTCGGCCAGCTCGCCCGCAAGCGCCCGCACACCCTCACCATGGCCGAGCGGCAGCGCGTCGCCATCGCCCGCGCCCTGGTGCACGCGCCCGACGTGGTCTTCGCCGACGAGCCGACGGCGACCCTGCACCGCGCCGACCGCGCGCACGTCCTGCGCACGCTGACGGCGGCGGCCCGCTCGCACGCCATCACCGTCGTCCTGGCCACGCACGACAGCGAGGTCAGCGCGCTCGCCGACCGCACGGTGTCGCTGCTCGACGGACGCCGGGTCACCACCGTGCACCTGCCGGCCGGGCCCGCGGACCCGAACGATCCGAAGGACCCGAAAGAGACGGAGGGCCGGGCCGCGTGCTCAGTCTCCGTCTAG